Part of the Streptomyces sp. NBC_01460 genome, CGGCCTCCTGGAATCGTTCGTCCTCGCCGCACCGGACCGGCCCTCCCTGGAGGGCGCGATCGTGCTCGTCATGGAACGGGCCTCGGGCAGTCTGCGGGAACTCATCGACGCGGGGGTGCCCGAGGCCGACCGCGGCCGGCTGATCGCGGGGATCTGCGAGGGACTCGCCCATCTCCACCGGTCGGGCTGGGTCCACGCTGATCTCAAGCCGGAGAACGTCCTCCTGGGCAAGGACCGCTCCGTGAAGCTCTCGGACTTCGGCCTCGCCACCGAGTTGACGGGGACGCACGGGTACGCGCCTCCGATGGGCACCCTGGACTATCTGCCGCCCGAGCGCTGGCGGGCGCCCCTGAGCGAACTCGGCGTACGGGTCCGTCCGACCGCCGACGTCTGGGCCCTGGGCATCGTCATCCACGAGGTGTTCGCGGCGGGCGGCTCACCGTTCCCCGGCGCCACTCCCATGGCGCGCGGCGCCGCGGTCCAGGAGTACGGCGAGGGGCGCGCCCCGCTGCGCATGGACCACGCGGTGCCGCCGTTCTGGCGGGCGCTGATCGCCGACTGCCTCGCCCCGACCCACGCGGCGCGCGCCCCCCACACCGCCGAGAGCCTCCTGGCCCGTATCGCCGCCCAGCAGGGCGCGCCCGGGACGGTCCAGCGGCGGGGCCGGGCCCGCACCGCCGTCCTCGCCACCGCGCTGTGCGGGATCGCCGGCGCGGCCCTGTGCTCGGACGCGGTACGGGCCGGCTCGGCCACGCCGTCGGGCCGGGGAGCCGTCACGCTCCGAGTGTTCAACGCGGAGCAGGGCTGCCAGGACCGGGTGGACCGGGGCCCGCAGTGCAGTCTGGGCCTGGCGATCGATCCCGTCCAGCCGTACACCGCGGAGAACGTCGTACCGACCAGGGTGTGGCACGGCGATGTCCTCGCCGCCGACTGCCAGTTCGCCGGCGGACAGCTCATCATCGACGAGGACGACCAGCGCTCCACCCGCTGGTTCCGCGTCCGCCTCCCGGCCGGCTCCAGGCCCGCTGCGGCCTGGCTCCCCGCTGTACGCACCAGGGATCAGCCGACGCTGCCCGATTGCCCGCACCCTGCGGCGGTGCGCTGACGCGGGACGCGCGGCTGCTCCGCCACTCCCTCAACCAGTCCGCCAGCGGACTGAGTTGCCGGACAGATTCGCCCGCGAGCTGCCAGTGCGTGACGAAGCCCGCCGCTTCTTGCGATCCGCCCACCTGCCACACGGGCTCGAAGCCCGATACACGCCCACAAGCAGACCGCGCCAGGCAGCAACAGCTCGCTGACGCGAAGGAGGCCCGCACGTGAACAACATCATCGAGAACGTCGTAGGCGGCGTCATCGTGGCCGCCCTCGTATGGCTCTCCACCCGCGTCTGGACCCGGTGGCACCGAAAGGAGAACACCGACTGACCACGTC contains:
- a CDS encoding serine/threonine-protein kinase; the protein is MTSPRGPRDTTDCDPTDLLPPGHQVGAWTVTQPIGSGGWATVYAARPADEKQERTGGAPPSAPTDVALKIMPTAGLAPLQSRRIVESARREVELARRAGHPRLIGLLESFVLAAPDRPSLEGAIVLVMERASGSLRELIDAGVPEADRGRLIAGICEGLAHLHRSGWVHADLKPENVLLGKDRSVKLSDFGLATELTGTHGYAPPMGTLDYLPPERWRAPLSELGVRVRPTADVWALGIVIHEVFAAGGSPFPGATPMARGAAVQEYGEGRAPLRMDHAVPPFWRALIADCLAPTHAARAPHTAESLLARIAAQQGAPGTVQRRGRARTAVLATALCGIAGAALCSDAVRAGSATPSGRGAVTLRVFNAEQGCQDRVDRGPQCSLGLAIDPVQPYTAENVVPTRVWHGDVLAADCQFAGGQLIIDEDDQRSTRWFRVRLPAGSRPAAAWLPAVRTRDQPTLPDCPHPAAVR